Part of the Verrucomicrobiota bacterium genome is shown below.
CCATTCACGCGAAGCAGGCCCAGTATCGTACGTTTGTTATCGGTGCCGATGTGCCGGTCGGCTTGATCCACAAGGGACTCTATTGGGACACTGCCGCGCCGTATCATTACGCGCGCCTGCAAACCTCACCGGCCAGCGTTTCGCCTGCGGCAGCGGGCGACCTGTTGATCGTGGGCGGCGAAGATCACCAGACCGGGCAGGCGGACGGGGCGGAAGCCCGCTACGCGCGGCTGGAAGACTGGGCGCGGGCGCGGTTTCCCATGCTGGCCGGCATTCGCTTCAAGTGGTCGGGGCAGGTGGTCGAGCCATTCGATGGGCTGGCCTTTATTGGCCGGAATCCGATGGACGATCAAAACGTGTTTGTCGCCACCGGGTTTTCTGGCAATGGCATGACCTACGGCGTCATCGCCGGCAGCCTCCTCACGGATTTGATCCAAAACCGGGAAAACGCCTATGCCTCGCTCTATGATCCGGCCCGCAAGACGCTCCAGGCGGCGGAAACGTTTGCCCGGGCCGCTTGCAACATTGCGGCGCAGTACACCGGGTGGGTTACTAAAGGCGACGTTGCGGAAGATGTATTGGTCACCCCAGGCACAGGCGCCATTGTCCGCCGCGGCCTGCTGAAAATTGCGGTCTATTGCGACACCGCCGGGCGCCTGCACGAATGTTCCGCGGTTTGTCCGCACCTGGGCGGGATCGTGGCTTGGAATCATGCGGAAGAAACTTGGGATTGTCCTTGCCATGGTTCGCGCTTCGACAAGTTTGGGAAAGCGCTTAACGGACCAGCCAACACGAACCTTTTTGCCGTCACCGCGCCTCATCCAACCGCCGCCGGATTTAAGCGATCATAGCGC
Proteins encoded:
- a CDS encoding FAD-dependent oxidoreductase, with the translated sequence MKTVMNDHSGQTTSVWMSTAALPPFAMLAKNENADVCIVGAGVAGLMTAYLLGRAGRSVIVLDDGPIVSGETERTTAHLTTALDQRYSELERLHGENGARLAAESHAAAIDKIEQIVVAEKIECDFERLDGYLFAPPGASGETLECELAAAHRAGLTDTVRVARAPLGSFDTGPALRFPRQAQFHPLKFLGALTSAILRDGGRIHTQTHATKIAGGTPARIETEAGPVVMAGAVVVATNTPVNDLLAIHAKQAQYRTFVIGADVPVGLIHKGLYWDTAAPYHYARLQTSPASVSPAAAGDLLIVGGEDHQTGQADGAEARYARLEDWARARFPMLAGIRFKWSGQVVEPFDGLAFIGRNPMDDQNVFVATGFSGNGMTYGVIAGSLLTDLIQNRENAYASLYDPARKTLQAAETFARAACNIAAQYTGWVTKGDVAEDVLVTPGTGAIVRRGLLKIAVYCDTAGRLHECSAVCPHLGGIVAWNHAEETWDCPCHGSRFDKFGKALNGPANTNLFAVTAPHPTAAGFKRS